A single genomic interval of Granulicella tundricola MP5ACTX9 harbors:
- a CDS encoding phosphoadenylyl-sulfate reductase, producing MTVVPTLSPSNLLAESGLRPELLAQLTHVRALLAEELAAAPGDNEACLTCSFQAEDVLLLKLAQELRPNIPVLFLDTGYHFAETYAYRDRIAAEWNLNLTNLLPVKTVAEQEAEFGLLHQTAPDRCCGLRKVEPLFSAVANYKVWLTGLRREQARSRTALEEVADFKLPSGVTVRKLSPFADWTTRDIWQLCAAFEISLLPLYDAGYTSIGCEPCTSIPTDPNDPRSGRWAGKKVECGIHIQADEIQPAGQAH from the coding sequence ATGACCGTTGTGCCAACGTTATCCCCTTCCAACCTGCTGGCGGAATCAGGGCTTCGGCCTGAGCTGCTCGCGCAGCTTACTCACGTCCGTGCATTGCTTGCGGAAGAACTAGCCGCAGCTCCCGGTGACAACGAAGCGTGCCTTACCTGCAGCTTCCAGGCAGAGGACGTACTCTTGCTGAAGCTGGCGCAGGAGCTTCGGCCCAATATCCCCGTGCTGTTTCTCGATACCGGCTACCACTTCGCGGAGACCTACGCGTATCGGGATCGCATCGCGGCGGAATGGAACCTGAACCTCACCAACCTGCTGCCGGTGAAGACGGTCGCCGAGCAGGAGGCGGAGTTCGGCCTTCTCCACCAGACCGCGCCCGATCGCTGCTGCGGTCTGCGTAAGGTTGAGCCTCTGTTCAGTGCGGTCGCCAACTACAAGGTTTGGCTGACCGGGCTGCGGCGCGAGCAAGCAAGAAGCCGCACCGCGCTTGAAGAGGTGGCAGACTTCAAGCTGCCCAGCGGCGTGACAGTGCGCAAGCTGAGTCCGTTCGCAGACTGGACGACGCGCGATATATGGCAGCTCTGCGCGGCGTTTGAGATTTCCTTGCTGCCGCTCTACGACGCGGGCTACACCAGCATCGGCTGCGAGCCATGCACGTCCATCCCCACCGATCCGAACGATCCACGCTCCGGACGCTGGGCGGGCAAGAAGGTCGAGTGCGGTATCCACATCCAGGCTGACGAGATCCAGCCTGCAGGGCAGGCACACTGA
- the cysN gene encoding sulfate adenylyltransferase subunit CysN has product MDTLVKNKDLVQLSGAPANEPEVWDERVAAFNPLFGRTPETHEHEVSPEFAAEDFDVAEYLAEEQAKDLLRFSTAGSVDDGKSTLIGRLLYDTQSVYDDQLRSIEGKGTTAPGVLDLALLTDGLRAEREQGITIDVAYRYFSTAKRKFIIADTPGHEQYTRNMATGASTADVAIVLVDARKGVLVQSRRHAFITALLGVRNVIVAVNKMDLVEYSESVFTTIKADFEIFFHGLDVDGNEKTVLHFIPVSALAGDNVVHVSDAMPWYQGPSLLTLLETIPSSVADANAPFRLAVQRVIRPNLDFRGFAGQIASGSVRPGDRITVLPSGQTSRVERIVTFDGDFDEATAPLSVTLTLEDEIDVSRGDLLVSVDAPAAVTKAFTASLVWMDNTPLEVGRRYLLKHTSRTVQAQVKRLVHAVDLAELGRVDDAPTLAMNGIGLVEIETLLPLAADAYAENRITGSFVLIDAQTNATVAAGMIRRTDIASEPNEIATTPVTYRERVTRYGHTGALIKLQGPVAFVDALERTLFESGAVAVRFREDDAEVVAALLGAGLLILKHEDGHVPSIDLNGAFGSRNLSEDITQAVSSALQALRDAGVLGRHEGVKP; this is encoded by the coding sequence ATGGACACTCTCGTAAAGAACAAGGATCTGGTGCAGCTTTCGGGCGCGCCCGCCAATGAGCCTGAGGTTTGGGATGAGCGCGTGGCCGCGTTCAATCCGCTGTTCGGGCGAACGCCGGAGACGCATGAGCATGAGGTCTCGCCTGAGTTTGCGGCGGAGGACTTTGATGTTGCGGAATATCTGGCGGAGGAGCAGGCGAAGGATTTGCTGCGCTTCTCTACCGCAGGCTCGGTCGATGACGGTAAGTCCACGCTGATTGGGCGGCTACTCTATGACACGCAGAGCGTGTATGACGATCAGCTACGGTCGATCGAAGGCAAGGGCACTACAGCGCCCGGGGTGCTTGACTTGGCGCTGCTCACCGATGGCCTGCGGGCCGAACGCGAACAAGGCATCACGATCGATGTGGCCTATCGCTACTTCTCGACCGCGAAGCGCAAGTTCATCATCGCCGATACACCCGGCCACGAGCAGTACACGCGCAACATGGCTACAGGCGCGAGCACGGCCGACGTGGCCATCGTGCTGGTGGATGCACGCAAAGGCGTGCTGGTGCAGTCGCGCCGTCATGCGTTCATCACGGCACTGCTTGGGGTGCGCAACGTGATCGTCGCCGTGAACAAGATGGATCTCGTCGAATATTCCGAGAGCGTCTTCACCACGATCAAGGCTGATTTTGAGATCTTCTTCCATGGGCTGGATGTCGATGGAAACGAGAAGACGGTACTGCACTTTATTCCAGTAAGTGCGCTGGCCGGCGACAACGTCGTACATGTTTCCGATGCGATGCCCTGGTATCAAGGCCCGTCGCTGCTGACGCTCCTGGAGACTATCCCATCGTCCGTCGCCGACGCGAACGCGCCGTTCCGCCTGGCGGTACAGCGTGTGATTCGGCCGAATCTCGACTTCCGCGGATTCGCAGGACAGATCGCTTCGGGCAGTGTGCGGCCGGGAGATCGCATAACCGTTCTTCCGAGCGGGCAGACGAGCCGCGTTGAGCGCATCGTCACCTTTGACGGTGACTTTGACGAGGCGACCGCGCCCTTGTCCGTGACGTTGACGCTTGAGGATGAGATCGACGTCAGCCGAGGCGATCTGCTGGTAAGCGTTGACGCTCCCGCTGCAGTGACGAAGGCTTTCACGGCGTCGCTGGTGTGGATGGACAACACGCCACTTGAAGTTGGGCGGCGATACCTGCTGAAGCATACAAGCCGCACCGTGCAGGCGCAGGTCAAGCGGCTGGTTCATGCGGTGGACCTGGCGGAGCTTGGGCGTGTTGACGATGCACCGACGCTGGCGATGAACGGCATCGGGCTGGTGGAGATTGAAACGCTGCTGCCTCTGGCGGCGGATGCCTATGCGGAGAACCGCATCACCGGCAGCTTCGTGCTGATCGACGCGCAAACCAACGCGACGGTTGCAGCGGGAATGATCCGGCGGACTGACATCGCGAGCGAGCCGAACGAAATTGCAACTACTCCGGTTACATATCGCGAGCGAGTGACGCGCTACGGGCATACCGGTGCGTTGATCAAGCTACAGGGGCCGGTCGCCTTCGTCGATGCGTTGGAGCGGACTCTGTTTGAGAGCGGAGCCGTTGCCGTCCGCTTCCGAGAAGATGATGCCGAGGTTGTTGCCGCGCTGCTTGGCGCTGGGTTGCTGATCCTCAAGCATGAGGACGGGCATGTTCCCTCAATCGATCTGAACGGAGCGTTCGGCAGCCGTAATCTGTCCGAAGACATAACGCAGGCTGTGAGCTCCGCGCTTCAGGCGCTGCGCGACGCCGGAGTTCTGGGCCGGCATGAAGGAGTGAAACCATGA
- a CDS encoding protease pro-enzyme activation domain-containing protein yields MFPSFLSSLRSAASALPSRLPLQSSLLALSLLSVCGTAQTLKPRITQEINAAQRVTLAGSRNPRALAADDTGSLASGTKLEGMSVVFRRTEAQEADLQALLAAQQNPASPLYHQWLSPEQFGTRFGLSASDQAKVSAWLEQQGFTVDGVSRSGNRISFSGTAGKVGNAFGSELHNFTKDGETHFAPASEVSVPAALSDIIQDVTNLSSFRPKARVKLRPAVVDPNFTSSQSGSHFLTPKDVATIYDINAAYSAGYTGTGQSIVAVGQSAVVLSDIENFQTAAGLTVKDPTVILVPGSGSSTVKTDDESESDLDLEYSGGIAKGATIYFVYTGNNTNYGAFDALQYAITNKIAPIISVSYGTCETNFSATSFAAENAMLAQAAAQGQTVVAAAGDAGSTDCSGTTILNTTQQEALAVDFPSDSQYVTGMGGTEFPTADITSSNSTYWTASSGTDVIGSALSYIPEQVWNDDSASNGILSGGGGVSIFTPRPTWQTGVTGIPTGSFRLTPDISLDSAVVNAPYLYCSSDTATKITGSCSNGFRDSTNTNLTAAGGTSFAAPIFSGMLALINQKLNSTGQGVINPTLYTLAANSTTYARAFHDITSGTNSCTAGSTLCSTAGASAYAATTGYDQATGLGSVDLYNLLTAWPTTTGSTLLASTTTLSAVTTTPVSGAGDVITITVAPSTTSLTTSPTGTVSIAVDGATVSSSAALTSGVATYTFSSTTVGSHIVTATYSGDSIYASSTGSVTLTVGTTATGTGTILLSATNLTVTGGATGTSTITVTPGSGYTGTVSFTVLSSASLPYACYTPITNATVTGTAAVTTALTISTGSASCVGAAVVRAGGKRSLASLSPSQVPGTGESHTKIVLAGLMLFGLCGCRSRRLRKFAPVLLLAGFGLALSGCGSGSGSTTSTTNNLTAKGTYTLTIIGTDVSNALITSTTSLTLTVD; encoded by the coding sequence ATGTTTCCTTCTTTTCTGTCCAGCCTACGCAGTGCGGCGTCCGCACTCCCCTCCAGGCTTCCGCTCCAGTCGTCCCTTCTCGCGCTCAGCCTGCTGTCCGTCTGCGGCACGGCGCAGACGCTCAAGCCGCGAATCACGCAGGAGATCAACGCCGCCCAGCGCGTGACGCTCGCCGGCTCCCGCAACCCACGCGCCCTGGCAGCCGACGATACAGGCAGCCTCGCCTCCGGTACGAAGCTGGAAGGCATGAGCGTGGTCTTCCGCCGCACGGAAGCGCAGGAGGCAGACCTCCAGGCGCTCCTGGCAGCCCAGCAGAATCCGGCCTCACCCCTTTACCACCAGTGGCTCTCGCCGGAGCAGTTTGGAACTCGCTTTGGTCTGTCTGCAAGCGATCAGGCCAAGGTCTCAGCCTGGCTGGAGCAGCAGGGCTTCACAGTAGATGGTGTCTCCCGCAGCGGCAATCGTATCTCCTTCTCAGGCACCGCAGGCAAGGTCGGGAACGCGTTCGGCAGTGAGTTGCACAACTTTACCAAGGACGGCGAGACCCACTTTGCGCCCGCCTCTGAGGTTAGCGTTCCCGCAGCCCTGAGCGACATCATCCAGGACGTGACCAACCTCAGCAGCTTCCGCCCCAAGGCCCGCGTCAAGCTCAGGCCCGCTGTGGTCGACCCCAACTTCACCTCCAGTCAGTCAGGCTCGCACTTCCTGACGCCGAAGGATGTCGCCACCATCTACGACATCAACGCCGCTTACAGCGCGGGTTATACCGGCACGGGCCAATCGATCGTAGCCGTCGGGCAGTCCGCGGTTGTGCTCTCGGACATCGAGAACTTCCAGACCGCTGCCGGGCTGACGGTCAAAGATCCGACCGTAATCCTGGTGCCTGGTTCCGGCTCCTCGACGGTCAAGACGGACGACGAATCTGAATCAGACCTTGATCTCGAATACAGCGGCGGCATCGCCAAGGGAGCAACGATCTACTTCGTCTACACCGGCAATAACACGAACTATGGAGCCTTCGACGCTCTGCAGTATGCCATCACGAACAAGATCGCACCCATCATCAGCGTCAGCTACGGCACCTGTGAGACCAACTTCAGCGCGACCTCATTCGCAGCAGAGAACGCGATGCTGGCCCAGGCCGCGGCCCAGGGTCAGACAGTCGTTGCGGCAGCGGGCGATGCGGGGTCCACGGACTGCTCCGGCACGACCATCCTCAACACAACTCAACAGGAAGCACTCGCCGTGGACTTCCCCTCCGATAGTCAGTACGTCACAGGTATGGGCGGAACCGAGTTCCCAACAGCGGATATCACCTCAAGCAACAGCACCTACTGGACCGCATCCAGCGGCACGGACGTGATCGGCTCCGCGCTGTCCTACATTCCGGAGCAGGTCTGGAACGACGACTCCGCAAGCAACGGCATCCTCTCCGGTGGTGGCGGCGTCAGCATCTTCACTCCGCGGCCAACCTGGCAGACCGGCGTCACGGGAATTCCCACCGGCAGCTTCCGTCTCACACCGGATATCTCGCTGGACTCCGCCGTCGTCAACGCACCCTATCTCTACTGCTCCAGCGATACTGCCACCAAGATCACGGGAAGCTGCAGCAATGGCTTTCGTGACTCAACCAACACCAACCTGACCGCCGCGGGCGGCACCAGCTTTGCCGCACCCATCTTCTCCGGCATGTTGGCGCTCATCAATCAGAAGCTGAACTCCACCGGCCAGGGTGTCATTAACCCCACGCTCTACACCCTTGCAGCCAACAGCACCACCTACGCCAGGGCCTTCCATGACATTACCAGCGGCACCAACTCCTGCACCGCAGGCTCAACGCTCTGTTCCACCGCCGGGGCCTCCGCCTACGCAGCAACGACCGGTTATGACCAGGCGACAGGGCTCGGCTCTGTCGACCTCTACAACCTGCTGACCGCGTGGCCCACAACCACCGGGTCCACCCTGCTGGCCTCCACCACCACTCTGTCCGCGGTCACTACCACGCCCGTCTCCGGTGCCGGCGACGTGATCACCATCACCGTCGCGCCTTCGACAACATCCCTAACCACCAGCCCCACCGGCACCGTCTCCATCGCGGTCGATGGGGCCACCGTCAGCTCCTCAGCCGCACTCACCAGCGGTGTGGCGACGTATACCTTCTCCTCCACCACCGTCGGCTCGCACATCGTCACCGCGACTTACTCAGGCGACTCCATCTACGCCTCTTCAACCGGCTCAGTCACCCTTACCGTAGGTACGACCGCAACTGGAACCGGCACCATCCTGCTCTCCGCCACCAACCTGACCGTCACCGGCGGCGCAACCGGCACCTCCACCATAACGGTCACACCCGGCAGCGGATATACAGGCACGGTGAGCTTCACCGTCCTCTCCAGCGCAAGCCTGCCCTATGCCTGCTACACGCCGATCACCAACGCCACCGTCACCGGTACGGCGGCCGTGACTACGGCACTCACCATCTCAACCGGCTCGGCATCCTGTGTCGGTGCGGCAGTCGTGCGAGCGGGCGGCAAACGGAGCCTCGCCAGTCTCTCACCCAGCCAGGTTCCTGGGACAGGCGAATCACACACGAAGATCGTGCTCGCCGGACTGATGCTCTTCGGCCTCTGCGGTTGCAGATCACGGCGGTTGCGGAAATTCGCGCCGGTGCTGCTGCTCGCCGGCTTCGGACTCGCTCTGTCCGGCTGCGGATCAGGCTCAGGCTCCACCACCTCCACGACAAATAACCTGACCGCGAAGGGAACCTACACCTTGACCATCATCGGCACGGACGTCTCAAACGCTTTGATTACCAGCACGACATCGCTGACTCTGACCGTCGACTAA
- a CDS encoding multicopper oxidase family protein: MNMGQTMHKTPAAPDHTVPMLHSLELMPFVDAMPVPPSLLKATASHASLRIAMREIHAKVHRDVPATRMWSYGPEALGPVIEARSGHPMSVQWVNNLPVKHFLPIDHSLHGCGRDIPDVRTCVHVHGARVPTKDDGHPEDWFTPGNSRTSHYPLEQESATLWFHDHAMGINRLNHYAGLFGMFWLRDEQEDALHLPNGKYELPLVLYDRDFTTDGQLFYPTSGDPEHPWVSEFTADAILVNGKIRPYLEVEPRLYRFRTVVAANSRFFGLTLSTGASLVQIGSDQGLLSAAVEVPRLNIAPGERADLLIDFSKHAGEKIHLRTGALDILEFRVAARTGAPVASLPNNIRSIPRTPETAATVTRTITLNEYQDKAQNSMLMLLNRKHWHEPVTERPRLNSTEIWEFVNQTEDTHPMHLHLVRFQILDRRPFDTFQYLMQKEMRFQGPAEAPAPNEQGWKDIVHCPPGMVTRIIVKFEGYTGDYLYHCHILEHEANDMMRPFEVIA, translated from the coding sequence ATGAACATGGGCCAGACGATGCATAAGACCCCCGCTGCGCCGGATCATACGGTGCCCATGCTGCATTCGCTGGAGCTTATGCCGTTCGTTGACGCGATGCCGGTTCCACCTAGCCTGCTGAAGGCGACTGCATCGCATGCGAGCCTGCGGATTGCCATGCGCGAGATTCATGCCAAGGTCCATCGCGATGTACCGGCGACCCGCATGTGGAGCTATGGGCCGGAGGCTTTGGGGCCGGTCATCGAGGCTCGCAGTGGCCATCCCATGTCCGTGCAGTGGGTTAACAACCTGCCTGTGAAGCACTTCCTGCCCATAGACCACAGCCTGCACGGCTGCGGGCGCGATATCCCGGATGTGCGGACGTGTGTGCACGTCCACGGTGCTCGCGTGCCGACCAAGGATGATGGGCACCCGGAGGACTGGTTTACGCCTGGCAACTCGCGAACGAGCCACTATCCGCTGGAGCAGGAATCGGCCACGCTGTGGTTTCACGATCACGCCATGGGGATCAACCGGCTGAATCACTATGCGGGACTCTTCGGGATGTTCTGGCTGCGCGATGAGCAGGAGGATGCGCTCCATCTGCCCAACGGTAAGTATGAACTTCCGCTAGTGCTCTATGACCGCGACTTCACCACCGATGGGCAGCTCTTCTACCCAACTTCAGGCGATCCCGAGCATCCCTGGGTCTCGGAGTTCACCGCCGATGCGATCCTGGTTAACGGCAAGATTCGCCCTTATCTTGAGGTCGAGCCAAGGCTCTATCGCTTCCGCACTGTCGTCGCTGCGAACAGCCGCTTCTTTGGCCTGACGCTTTCGACAGGGGCATCGCTGGTGCAGATTGGGAGCGACCAGGGTTTGCTCAGTGCTGCCGTAGAGGTGCCTCGTCTGAATATCGCTCCGGGTGAACGCGCGGATCTGCTGATCGACTTCAGCAAGCACGCGGGAGAGAAGATTCATCTGCGGACGGGTGCGCTGGATATTCTGGAGTTCCGCGTTGCTGCCCGGACGGGGGCACCTGTGGCGTCACTGCCCAACAATATCCGTAGTATTCCACGCACGCCGGAGACCGCCGCCACCGTCACCCGAACGATCACGTTAAACGAGTACCAGGATAAGGCGCAGAACTCCATGCTGATGCTGCTCAATCGCAAGCACTGGCATGAGCCTGTCACGGAGCGGCCACGTCTGAACTCAACGGAGATCTGGGAGTTCGTCAACCAGACTGAAGACACCCATCCGATGCACCTGCACTTGGTGCGCTTTCAGATTCTTGATCGGCGGCCGTTCGATACCTTCCAATACCTGATGCAGAAGGAGATGCGTTTCCAAGGGCCGGCTGAGGCTCCCGCGCCCAACGAGCAGGGCTGGAAGGACATCGTCCACTGCCCGCCCGGCATGGTGACGCGCATCATCGTCAAGTTTGAAGGCTATACCGGCGACTACTTGTACCACTGCCACATCCTGGAGCATGAGGCGAACGACATGATGCGGCCATTTGAGGTGATCGCTTAG
- a CDS encoding RNA-binding S4 domain-containing protein: MATEELNAVRIDKWLWAARFFKTRALASDACEIGRIECNGQRAKASRVLHVGDKLKVKNEGGEYQIEVLLAAEARGSGAVAQTYYQESDESREMRQKLADERRELLKQGMLPEGKPTKQNRRQLDKLRGRIHRF, from the coding sequence ATGGCAACAGAAGAACTCAACGCGGTACGCATCGATAAATGGCTGTGGGCAGCACGCTTCTTCAAGACTCGGGCGCTCGCATCGGACGCCTGTGAGATAGGCAGGATCGAATGCAACGGACAGCGCGCCAAGGCCTCCCGCGTCCTTCACGTCGGCGACAAGCTGAAGGTCAAGAATGAGGGCGGAGAGTACCAGATCGAGGTGCTGCTGGCAGCGGAGGCAAGAGGCTCAGGCGCGGTCGCCCAGACCTACTACCAGGAAAGCGACGAGAGCCGCGAGATGCGGCAGAAGCTCGCCGACGAACGCCGTGAGCTCCTGAAACAGGGTATGTTGCCGGAGGGTAAGCCGACCAAGCAGAACCGCCGCCAACTGGATAAGCTGCGCGGCCGGATACACCGTTTCTAG
- the cysD gene encoding sulfate adenylyltransferase subunit CysD: protein MAETLTATAPDTTLRTTEQRLSHLRLLEAESIHILREVASEFEKPVMLYSIGKDSSVMLRLAQKAFFPAPIPFPLLHIDTGYKFREMIEFRDNMAASIGAELLVWRNEAALAAGTNPIALDTKRCCGLLKTQALLDGLTHYGFTAAFGGARRDEEKSRAKERIYSFRDGAGQWDPKNQRPELWNLYNARIHPGESIRVFPLSNWTEMDVWQYIHLENIPVVDLYFAKERPMYLRGDALLPTEQDFVARKGEQPVMVKSRLRSLGCSPCTGAIRSDADTIPKIIEEILGFRSSERANRVIDHDQEGSMELKKREGYF from the coding sequence ATGGCTGAAACGCTCACAGCAACAGCACCCGATACAACGCTCAGGACGACCGAGCAGAGGCTGAGTCACCTCCGCCTGCTCGAGGCGGAGAGCATCCACATCCTCCGCGAGGTGGCGTCCGAGTTTGAGAAGCCGGTCATGCTCTACTCGATCGGCAAGGACTCCTCCGTCATGCTGCGGCTGGCGCAGAAGGCGTTCTTTCCCGCGCCGATTCCCTTCCCCCTGCTGCACATCGATACCGGCTACAAGTTCCGCGAGATGATCGAGTTCCGCGACAACATGGCCGCGTCCATTGGCGCTGAGCTGCTGGTGTGGCGCAATGAAGCTGCTCTGGCCGCGGGAACCAACCCGATTGCGCTGGATACGAAGCGCTGCTGCGGTCTGCTGAAGACGCAGGCGCTGCTGGATGGGCTGACGCACTATGGCTTTACCGCAGCGTTCGGTGGTGCTCGTCGCGATGAAGAGAAGTCTCGCGCGAAGGAGAGGATCTACTCCTTCCGCGATGGCGCCGGCCAATGGGACCCGAAGAACCAGCGGCCTGAGCTTTGGAATCTCTACAACGCCCGCATCCATCCGGGCGAATCCATCCGCGTCTTTCCGCTGTCCAACTGGACCGAGATGGATGTGTGGCAGTACATCCACCTGGAGAACATTCCCGTGGTCGATCTTTACTTTGCGAAGGAGCGGCCCATGTATCTGCGCGGCGATGCGCTGCTGCCGACCGAACAAGACTTCGTCGCACGCAAGGGTGAGCAGCCCGTGATGGTGAAGTCGCGGCTGCGGTCGCTGGGATGCAGCCCCTGCACGGGTGCCATCCGATCGGACGCGGATACGATCCCGAAGATCATCGAAGAGATTCTTGGCTTCCGGTCGTCAGAGCGCGCGAATCGCGTGATCGATCATGACCAGGAAGGCTCCATGGAGTTGAAGAAGCGGGAGGGATACTTCTAA
- a CDS encoding sulfite exporter TauE/SafE family protein gives MEYFIGFVIAVFIALTGVGAGTITTPLLILFLGVPTTVAVSTGLMFSAAVKLVLVPSQIARKQVNWRVLGWMLLGGLPGVLLGSFVLVHLATAGSKQLMNSILGTVLVATAIYQIFYSFRPIQKDYTKPDRSRWMPLLMFPVGAEVGFSSAGAGALGTAALLSLTDLLPAQVVGTDILFGFMLSLVGSGAHWFSHSTNPSLLMHLVIGGIGGVIVGTASAKFIPKRPLRFALWVWLLVIGSQVLYTSGGPQALAHKSYNLCKVAWSNLPLKASAKS, from the coding sequence ATGGAATACTTCATCGGCTTCGTCATCGCCGTGTTCATTGCGCTGACCGGCGTGGGCGCGGGCACGATTACGACGCCGCTGCTGATCCTGTTTCTCGGCGTGCCGACGACGGTGGCCGTCAGCACGGGCTTGATGTTTTCAGCAGCCGTGAAGCTGGTTCTGGTGCCGTCACAGATTGCACGCAAACAGGTGAACTGGCGGGTGCTGGGCTGGATGCTGCTGGGCGGTCTGCCCGGCGTGCTGCTGGGTTCCTTCGTGCTGGTACATCTCGCCACCGCTGGATCGAAGCAGTTGATGAACAGTATCCTGGGCACGGTGCTGGTTGCTACCGCAATCTACCAAATCTTCTACTCCTTCCGCCCGATTCAAAAGGATTACACCAAGCCGGATCGCAGCCGTTGGATGCCGTTGCTGATGTTCCCCGTTGGCGCGGAGGTGGGCTTCTCATCCGCAGGTGCAGGCGCTCTGGGTACTGCGGCATTACTTTCGCTGACGGATCTTTTGCCGGCGCAAGTCGTTGGAACCGATATCCTGTTCGGCTTTATGCTATCGCTGGTCGGCAGCGGAGCGCACTGGTTTTCCCACTCCACAAATCCGTCGTTGCTGATGCATCTTGTGATCGGCGGAATCGGCGGCGTGATCGTTGGCACGGCATCAGCGAAGTTCATCCCCAAACGGCCGTTGCGCTTTGCGCTCTGGGTGTGGCTGCTGGTGATCGGCAGCCAGGTGCTTTATACCAGTGGCGGCCCGCAGGCGCTCGCACACAAGAGCTACAACCTCTGCAAGGTCGCCTGGTCCAACTTGCCGTTGAAGGCCTCCGCGAAAAGTTGA